In Candidatus Defluviilinea proxima, a single genomic region encodes these proteins:
- the pyrB gene encoding aspartate carbamoyltransferase, with product MPTQSSSPHLPFGENKNAEWYGKDILSVKQFNRNDLEYVFGVAHEMRGMVERVGTFDLLKGKILANLFYEPSTRTSSSFTAAMERLGGSVIPISEVKYSSVSKGESLPDTIRTLECYADVIVLRHPETGSAAIAAKAAKKPVINAGDGVGEHPTQALLDTFTIMEELGRLDNLTVTMLGDLKYGRTVHSLARLLSQFTNIKLNYVSPDILRMPKEVMDEVAEKNVPQAEYSTLEKVLPETDILYVTRVQRERFEDPADYEKVKGAYVIDPEIMKAAKQEMAVMHPLPRVGEISVDFDDDPRAAYFRQMEYGLYVRMALLAMVLGKA from the coding sequence ATGCCAACTCAATCTTCATCCCCTCATCTGCCGTTCGGCGAGAATAAAAACGCCGAGTGGTATGGCAAGGACATTCTATCCGTCAAGCAGTTTAACCGTAACGACCTGGAGTATGTGTTCGGCGTGGCGCACGAGATGCGCGGCATGGTCGAACGCGTGGGGACGTTCGACTTGCTCAAAGGCAAAATTCTTGCCAATCTTTTTTATGAACCGTCCACGCGTACTTCTTCATCGTTCACTGCGGCGATGGAACGACTCGGTGGCTCGGTCATTCCGATCAGCGAAGTGAAATATTCTTCGGTGTCGAAGGGCGAGAGCCTGCCTGACACCATCCGCACGCTTGAATGTTATGCCGATGTGATCGTGTTGCGCCACCCTGAAACAGGCTCGGCGGCGATCGCAGCGAAGGCGGCGAAGAAACCCGTGATCAACGCGGGCGACGGCGTCGGCGAACATCCCACGCAGGCACTGCTCGATACGTTCACCATCATGGAAGAGTTGGGACGGCTCGATAACCTGACCGTGACCATGCTCGGCGATCTGAAATACGGACGCACCGTCCATTCGCTGGCGCGTCTGCTTTCGCAGTTCACGAACATCAAGTTGAATTACGTCTCGCCTGATATTCTGCGCATGCCCAAAGAAGTGATGGACGAAGTGGCGGAGAAGAACGTGCCACAGGCGGAATATAGCACGCTTGAAAAAGTCCTGCCCGAAACCGACATCCTGTATGTGACGCGTGTGCAGAGAGAACGCTTCGAAGACCCCGCCGATTATGAAAAGGTCAAGGGCGCGTATGTGATCGACCCCGAGATCATGAAAGCCGCCAAGCAAGAGATGGCGGTCATGCATCCGCTCCCGCGCGTAGGCGAGATCAGCGTGGATTTCGATGATGATCCCCGCGCCGCATACTTCCGTCAAATGGAATATGGGTTGTATGTGAGAATGGCTCTTCTCGCAATGGTATTGGGTAAGGCGTAA